A portion of the Lolium rigidum isolate FL_2022 chromosome 1, APGP_CSIRO_Lrig_0.1, whole genome shotgun sequence genome contains these proteins:
- the LOC124683929 gene encoding MLO-like protein 13 yields the protein MAEAHQDASLEHTPTWVVAAVCFTIVSVSLAAERFLHYLGKALKHKKQKTLFSALQRLKEELMLLGFISFVLSLSQGFIVHICIPETATRFMLPCKRENHKVAEKGGIVCKKKGDVPLLSLEALHQLHIFIFVLGFVHVVFCATTILLGGAKIRKWKHWETRIHREIQQKFAVQQTEHPGKVTPPHVLLHREHQGEFVTERTKGFWTKLAVVSWIIAFLKQFHDSVSKSDYVALRSAFVLIHYPRRPDFDFHKYMTRALEHDFKRVVGISWFLWLFVILFLLLNINGWHTYFWLAFLPLFLLLVVGAKLQHIITRLAQEAAASLADETNQVPKIKPSKEHFWFGKPSIVLHLIHFILFQNAFEIGFFFWVLITYGFNSCIMEQKAYAISRLVIGLIIQVVCSYITLPLYAIVTHMGGDIKLEALGSGLHESVANWATGARKKGSSDTSLRNSLTAKKTDPAAVPGGSGAGAGRNEIAVAREPNERFGSSRNMLAPAAVSDGDEIVSVVVVDDADTRR from the exons ATGGCCGAGGCACACCAG GACGCGTCGCTCGAGCACACGCCCACCTGGGTCGTCGCCGCCGTCTGCTTCACCATCGTATCCGTCTCCCTCGCCGCCGAGCGCTTCCTCCACTACCTCGGCAAG GCACTAAAGCATAAGAAGCAGAAAACGCTGTTTTCAGCTCTACAGAGACTAAAAGAAG AGTTAATGCTTCTTGGATTTATTTCCTTCGTCCTGAGTCTCTCTCAGGGTTTTATTGTTCACATTTGCATTCCGGAAACTGCTACGCGTTTCATGCTTCCATGCAAGAGAGAGAATCACAAAGTTGCAGAAAAAGGTggcattgtttgcaagaaaaag GGTGATGTTCCCTTGTTATCACTGGAGGCATTGCATCAGCTGCACATATTTATATTTGTACTTGGATTTGTCCATGTTGTTTTCTGCGCGACAACAATATTGCTTGGTGGAGCAAAG ATAAGAAAATGGAAGCATTGGGAGACCAGAATTCACAGAGAAATACAACAGAAAT TTGCAGTACAGCAAACAGAGCATCCAGGAAAAGTTACACCACCGCATGTTTTGCTGCATCGTGAACACCAGGGAGAATTTGTTACTGAGCGAACAAAGGGATTTTGGACGAAGCTGGCTGTTGTAAGCTGGATT ATTGCATTCTTGAAGCAGTTTCATGATTCTGTGAGTAAATCAGATTATGTAGCCCTTAGATCAGCATTTGTCTTG ATACACTACCCACGGCGCCCAGACTTTGATTTCCACAAGTACATGACCCGTGCCCTTGAACATGATTTTAAGAGGGTTGTTGGTATCAG CTGGTTCCTGTGGCTGTTTGTCATCCTTTTCCTTTTGCTGAATATAAATG GATGGCATACATACTTCTGGTTAGCTTTCCTGCCTCTGTTT CTCTTGCTTGTTGTTGGCGCAAAGCTACAGCACATCATTACTCGGTTAGCTCAAGAGGCAGCAGCATCGCTAGCCGACGAAACGAACCAAGTCCCAAAAATAAAGCCATCCAAGGAGCACTTCTGGTTTGGCAAACCTTCGATTGTCCTTCATCTGATCCATTTCATCCTGTTCCAGAACGCCTTCGAGATTGGATTTTTCTTCTGGGTCTTG ATAACATACGGGTTCAACTCATGCATTATGGAGCAGAAGGCTTACGCCATTTCTAGACTTGTTATTGG TTTGATCATCCAAGTGGTGTGCAGCTACATCACCCTGCCGTTATACGCCATCGTCACTCAC ATGGGCGGAGACATCAAGCTGGAAGCGCTCGGGTCGGGCCTGCACGAGTCCGTGGCGAACTGGGCCACGGGCGCCCGGAAGAAGGGCAGCTCGGACACGAGCCTCCGGAACTCGCTCACCGCGAAGAAGACCGACCCCGCCGCCGTCCCCGGCGGTTCGGGTGCGGGTGCTGGTAGGAACGAGATTGCCGTGGCGCGGGAGCCCAACGAGCGGTTCGGGAGCTCCCGCAACATGCTGGCGCcggcggcggtgtccgacggcgaCGAGATCGtgtccgtcgtcgtcgtcgacgacgccgacaccCGGAGGTGA